atgatattgtagatGAAGCTGCTACTAGaggaattgatggaactgctgttatggtgtctggaggcactgttgtggcatctggtgactgaggagataaggtggttgcttcttcttctgctgctgttgaatcttgcaggtgaagtgtggtaggtactgctgctgcttctgtaggcattgttgtggcaactggtgacagtggagatttggatgttgcttcatcttctgctgctgttgaatcctgt
This genomic stretch from Schistocerca cancellata isolate TAMUIC-IGC-003103 chromosome 2, iqSchCanc2.1, whole genome shotgun sequence harbors:
- the LOC126151042 gene encoding uncharacterized protein LOC126151042 translates to MILKASDNQEVIAALPVPCLTQAESEEMVTSIAAVEVEVEAAVVPTHITNAVAAVPTTLHLQDSTAAEDEATSKSPLSPVATTMPTEAAAVPTTLHLQDSTAAEEEATTLSPQSPDATTVPPDTITAVPSIPLVAASSTISSQGGKSPVTWSP